The Silene latifolia isolate original U9 population chromosome Y, ASM4854445v1, whole genome shotgun sequence sequence CTGCTTGTTATGATCATCATATGTTATTTTGCATTTCCTCTGACTCAACTGTATGTGATTCTAATATTGTCAAGCAGTGGATTGGTAATGCCTGGTACATTTGCAACTCTTGCCATAGGCAAGCAGTCTTGGAGgcgttgagatattatattttaCCATAAGTTATTTTCCATTTCCATTGGCTCACAAAATTGTTACTGATTCGTATACTATAAGTAGCAGCGGGTTGATGTAATCATTGATTAAAGCAATTATCATTGTGAATCATTTAGGAAGAGCCTCCCCTTACTTTAACAGGTTAATGCCACGTGCATCCAATGCCCTTGTCTGCTATAGGCAGGAAGTAGGGAACCTTGGGAGTAATATTGCTATGATCATCATATATTCCTAGTTTTCTTTTGTACAGAAATCTATCCATTACTATTTTATGAAACTTACATATGTTGCTTGGACAGGGATACCATGAGCCAAGACATAATGTTGCAGGTGAAGGAGACCTTGGACAAGCTCTCCGATTACTTTGGTTGGCCTTACGACCAAACTAACAACGTCTCCTTAACTGTAACTCATCTTTCTTCGACTTGTATTACTCCTATGATATTCAAATGTGTATTATTGTACATATAAGCTTGTGTTGTACACTCTTTTCAACAGAAAGATGAAGTTAAAGGCCGTAAGTTTGCCAAAGTCAGTCTTGGAAGAATTCCGGAAGGCTCTGAAACTTGCCATTGGGCCTTCAGTCTCTCAGAGTCAAAGTCCATTCGAGACTGCTGCAGCTGGGATTGAACAGATCAACAATTCTATAGTAGAATACCGAACCTTGTTGATGCCATTGGCACATCTAAAGACACTCCTGGACACCGCAAGAAGTTGTTAGTTTCAGTaaaactcattttttttttttggataagGTAAAGAAAGTAGGGTGATCTTATTAAATAAGACCAACCTATAACATCCGGAAGGATGTGAGGGTGACCGAAAGCCAAGCACTTATGGAACACTAAAAGAACACAATCATGCTATATAAATGAGAGTGATTTAATAAAAAGTCAAGACAAAAATatcattttaaagaaaaaaaaaacaaaaaaaaaactcataaaAGTACTTAGAAAAATCAGATAAAGAACTAACAAATATTCTCCATGAACAACATAACAAGCAAATAAATTTGTTCTAAGAAACTCGGTCTAGCAAATTAAAGATTCAAAAGATCCATTGAAGATACAAGTTAGGACAAATTTCTATTTTTAATCCTTAATCTAAACCTTCTTTAGAGCAAGACATTTGACTGCAAATCTCTCTTCTAGGCTAAAATGAAGAGAAAAAGACCATCTAGTCACAAAGAAGGAGAAGATAAGAATTTATTGCTGAAAAAATTGATCTTAACCAAGGAAAAAGAACAAATAGCAACTAGACTCGACCATAAATTCAATTCTTCACTGATAGATGAAGAAGAGAATAAAAAAAATGACAAACAAATTTTTCATAAAAAATTGATTCACATGGAGCAAAGGTGGAATCAAAGACTAAAGAGTGATAATGAGTTGCCAGAGAAActgctactccctccattcaactccactttgcttTTTCTTTTCGACACTATTCATGTCGGACATTCAATTTCGCTTTTCTCGatcgatacataagttaaaatatattcatgtgagatcttatttgattaaattttaagAGAtttttaaaaatatctaacttttataatttttacaaatatgtagctaaagatatttaccgcgtaaaagtcgcgttggcaaacgtgataaagcaaacatgtaaagtggagttgaatggagggagtataatggtATTGGTCTTCTGAacttaaattaatattgttgtatattatattaaagcaataaTTGGCTACCCCTTTAATCGCCATGTGTCACACCCCAATTTCTTGCCATGTGTCATTCAAATATTTAAATGCCTAATACAATTTACAAAACTTTTGACAAAAAAAGTGTGAAAAAGTCTAAGAGATATTTAGAAGATATTTATGGAGTCATTTTAAGCTAATCATGGAAATAATTTTAAcatgatatttttttttattttttttttgtagaggAATTTTAACATGATTTTAGAAGATTTTTATGGAGTCATTTTATATTTTAAGAGAATTTATGGAATcaatttatattttttaatttgttaaaccgttttatcattttacgctaatcaaatataatcatatCTTTACCGTATTATTGATTGATAATAATAAAAGGAGATTAACTCAGTAAGTCAATAGCTAAAAAAGATGTACGCTCAAATTTCACTAATAGGCGTGACAAACTAATGTCGTTAATAGTCATTGTTATATTTATATCTTTAGAAACTACGAACAAACATCATCTACCACCACCAAGTAGCCATCATTCACGAACAATACCATATGagcatttttttttcaaatttagaAATATAAACTGATTTGCTAAAACTagtgattaaataaaataaatttgtttcTAGGAAATTTTCGAAGTTAATCGCGGAAACAAGTTAATTATGGAATTTTTAGGGTAACAATAAATCTTTTAATTGCCATTTTTAAGTAATTGATCAACCCATTTTGGGATTTGGAATTATTCAAATTTTAAAAGAAGATATTCGAATTTTAAAATAAGACGAAATATTTATATACAACCGTATTTGACTTTACTAGATTATTATAGCATTATACTAAATTGGCATAGCATCCGTCCAAATAAATCTTAGAAACTAAAAAGAGACAATTATAAAACGTTATCAATTAACAAAATTCTCGCTTAGTATAATTGAATCAACTAATATAAGATGTTATAAATTACAACAGATAACGCCCAAAATTAAAttctactccctccaattcacaataaacctccctatttcttttttcggttattcacaataacctccctatttccttttttagtaagtgtttgtgtggtccaaatttaattgtatggtggggtagtgtatttgtgtggtccaaatttaattatatggtggaatagtgtgtttccttaatttttgtgccaaaatgaaatgggaggtttattgtgaattggagggagtataatcttGCCTAAAATAAAACGTTATCAATTAACAAAGACATTCAGTTGAATCATTGATTACGTAAATTAGCCTCCAGATGTAACAATCTATAAAAATATAACAGCAAAACCAATTTAACATTTTGTTATTCAACCTCTGTACATTTAAAATATCATGCAACTTTTTTCATTTTATATCAAATTGGCATTCAAGTGTTGATCAAGTAGAGATGAGATGGTAACAAACGTACTCCCATGGGTATAGGTCATTATGGGTCGTTATACTTGAATTAGTGATTAAAATGGTTTAAGGCCTTTTATTATGTGTGATAAGTTGTAGTATAAACTATGAAATGATTTTTTGGTGCAATTTTGGCTGGAAAAAAAAATGGATTTAATTTCTTTAACTCAAAGTTACGAGGCCAGTTCACTATATTTGAAACTTAAGAGGGTTAATGTCACAACTGGCCAAAGTAATGAGGTCCAATCGTTACTTTCGCGCTATCTTAATATACACGACTCTTTTTATTacaaaatatttaaattttataaaatattttttcaTAAAGAATCTATATATTTATAAGTTCCGTCtttcaaagttcatgtttttagCAATATTTATGGTCAAATATTTGAATTTTGGTTGTCGAAAAGTGAATGTAACATTTAATTTGGATAGAAATGAGTAATAGTCATCACAAATTCTTAAGAGATACGGTCTTTCATTAATGATAGTGAATAGTCATAATGCGTTCAAGCAAGCAAAATCCAATAAGAGTAAGAGTTGTCACAGAATCAAAATTCAAAGTTCGCAAGAAATATAAATATTTCACCCAATGATCATTTAAACCAAATTAATcaatataaaaattaaaaaaaattcaattttacgTCTTTTGTAATAATGTACaaataaaaaagggttttaatAATGTTGACAATTTGTAGACTATTTATCATCAATGTAAGAGTTTTTCATGAAAATTAATCAAATTTTTATTTTGTCTATTATAGAAGGATGTAAATTGTTTTCAGATGAATAATATTGTATAATAATCAATAATGTTGAAATAATTACAAAAAAATATTGCTACAAGTAGTATAATATCAATATGAAATAATTTTTTGCGATAATTTAATGAGGAAAAAAAACTGGGTTGCATTTTACTCTTAGTTAAATTTATGGGCGTTAATTGCTATAAATGAAACTTACAAAGCCTAATTTTACAATTGTTCAAAGTTAAGGGGTAACTGTCACTTTCAAGAATTTAAAAGAAAACCATAATGACTCAAACTCGACTCACGGCATGGTGACTTGGTGAATGGTGGGTCGTGAATCGTGACGGGTGACTAGTGGGAGAGGGACATGGTTCATGACTGGATGGTCTTTGATAGGTCACATAAGCGTTGAGGTTGGAAGTTGGTTGGTCATTGTTAGATAATTATGGGGTATATTGAGAAAGTTGGAGGAGGAGAAAATCCGATTTGGGTTATGAGTAGTTGACTGTTAGAGTTTGCAGATCTATGAAATTAGAAGGGGTGTAATGGTTAGTTAGGCGAGGTCTTTTGGAATTAATTTCAGTTATTAGAGATTCAATTTAGTTCATTTCAGGTTGATTCAGCTCaattataatataaatattatgtaTCATCTGCTGTTTGATATACAAATAGTTATTTGTCTGTACTCGATTAAATGCACataaatgagtttatatatataaattatgacAATTACAACTATAATTTAAATACTATTTATATCGCAATTTTGAAGATCGCCCGCACGGGTTCAAAAGCTAGTTATGGAGTACAATGGTACTTTGAGTCTTTGCTTATGGTGTGGCACTCAACGACTCAAGGACATGGGTATGGAATTGTACTCGATCCTTAGCAGTCCGACAGTTCTACTATAAGAGGCAAGAAAGAGGTCTGCATAACAAACTTAAAGAGAGGATTGTGTATCAAGTATTTAGTAAGATATGAAATAATTTGAAGTCTTATTTCTCAAATATCTATTTATTTCAGTAAAAATAAACCCTAAATACTTCAAAGTTCAAATTATAGATATATCTTTGTTCTGGAGTCGAGTCCATAGACTCCATACACATGTATCCTCAGTTTAAGACAGTCCTCTTGTGTAAAATAAAGTCATCTTCAACACTCATAGCCGAGTTCAAGTACCATAGGTTATCGAAGATATTATACAATAATTGATATATGGTGGGTTGTTCTGGTAATTTAAGTTACTGATGAATCAGCCTGTTCTGTTAATTTGTGTTAATTGATGAATCGATAGGCAAGAGGTGAAGCATAATGTAATGGCGCTAATGATTGATACTTCTTCTAAGATCAAAGCCATTGGTGTACTTGAACAAAGGAGCACAGGCCCGTCTTTGACCCTGTGCGGCCCGTGCGGTCGCACAAGGCCCCCAAAATTTTGGCCCAAAGTTATGTAGAAAGGGCTTCTTCGGTAAAGAAAAAATTTCAGGAAAACTGGCCCAAAACAAAGCCTTATAGTGCGCGAGATATGTCAACAATCCATCCCATATTCCCATTAATGTCTTTGCCTAATTAGTAATTCCTTCCTCTTTCCAAGAATACTAATTGTCTCTTTAATGCAAATATccttaaataaaaaaaatgtgtATTTACAAGTTTCATTTTATAGACTAATTTCAACaatggtgattttttttttttgtacttttAAGTTTCAATATATAAGAATTGCCTCATTTTAGtctattatttttttattttgtttattgttttactatgacaatttttttataatttatgattttttttgtaCGAAGATAAGCGAAATTTCCTATCTTAGATTCATAAGATTAAATTTGTATTAATATTGTTTAAAGATCGAGTATATGAATTTGTGGAATATTAAAccaaatataataaaaaaaattattcgaTTAACTACATTAGTTACAGTGATATTATATTAGTAGGGCCCCAATTTTTGATTTCGCACAGGGCCTCCAAATCTCCGAGACGGCCCTGAAGGAGCATTCTTGTAAAGGCATCCTCCACTGTCAAACCCAAGGAACGAGTTGCAAAAATGAAGAAGGTTCTTAAAGAGATGGTGGAAGTCTGATAATTTGGTTCCCGGGGTATTTTTAAGCCGGATCACCCTATCGGAACTTTCTTCACATGCCATGTCATAATATACCCACCCCAAATTTTAAGAATTTTTGTTCATAatagaagaactttatataaagttcgTAGATGGAAAAAACTATAAAATGAATAATGTTAAATAGTTTCTCACATTTTACAAAGCTATATTTATTGTACATTTTTCAATATTTATAAACTTGGTTCTTATTTTAGAACTTAATTATTAAAAATAAGAACAAACTTTGAAATGCAATAGAAAAACTTTTAAAATAAAGTTCTTGGTAACAACCCCAAAACTAAGAACTACTGTTGTTATTGCTCTAATATACCCGCCTAATTGTCTATTTTTATGTGTTTAGTCAACTATACAGTCATTATTAATTCATtgcttcattttttttattaaataataataaaaaggatATTTAACAAGAATACTCCAAATTATTGGtcaccttctcaaaataccctgaACTTCAAATTAACTCGCAATAAATCATACTATTGGACCTCCTCTTCTCGTATTACACTCGGTAACCGGCTACCTATTTAACTAGTCACTCACTCTCATTTTCTTCTCAAACCCACCCATGAACCATCCTACTCATATCGTGACCCCATTATCAACCCAACAACCGCCACCATCCACCTACACCCAACTCGACCATCGTAACACACCACCCACAAGCTCCCAAAACCCCAGATTAACATTACCCccaaattgatttgagatttagggttcttcaaaatgaCGTTGACTGTTGATGAGGGCACTACGAAGACGATAACGAGGCAAGGCATATCGCGATTCGACAGCAAGAAGGCACGATAGAAAAAGGTTGTGGCGAGTTGTGGTTGGCgaatggtgatggtggtggtagtggtagttCCGGATCGATTTTGTTTTTACGAAAAATTACCTCTTCAGTTGTTGATTGTAAGGCTAGTTTTGAGTTTTGAGATTGAGAGGAtggtaaataaaatgaacaagGGTTTGATTAATGTCAGGTTGTTGGCATATGGAAAATAGTTGGAGAATTGATTCAAGAAATTTTATTTGAGATGATTGTATGAAAGAATAAGGAGGAAGAAAGAGATACCATTTGATTCTTGAAACCTGTGTTCTTAGTTGGTGCCATCAATTTGCCGAGTTTCTTCCCTTTCTCAATCCCTTTGATGTCCAGGTATAGATCGAAAGAGCTGTGTTTATGGGACCCAATGGCTGCATGAACAATGGTGTTTTGGTTTTATGGGCAGACTATAGCGGTGCGTTGTGGGGGTGGCCGAGGTGATGAATGGTATAAATGGGTGGTAGGTGGTTGAGTTTGCCGTGGTGAAGAGTGATAATGTGATATACCGGTGGTTATGGGACCTAATGTCATTTTAACCTGATTTTGAGCCGAGTTTAATATGAGAAGGATATGTGTATAGTATGATTTATTCTGAGTTATATTAAAATTCGAAGTATTTTGAGAAGACGaccaatagtttggagtattcttGTTAAATAACCCTAATAAAAATGGTCTTAACTCTGAACTAAGGGTAAGTATATCAGCAAGACTCACCAACGTTTTAAGACTCTGCCACATCAACTTTTCaataacttttattatttctttattgtcCAGACTCAGCTCAGACTCCATACATTACAGACTCATCTCAGACTCTACCATTTCACTTCTTTTTTTTACAAACAAATGTACCTGAAACCTGACAAGGTGACTGAAattaaaaaggtacctgaaaagctAGCTCAAAATTGGAAACTGATAAGGTAGCAGATTAATTGTAAAGTGtgtggtaaaactaactgaaaaggtaacttattttttgtaaaatgacataaaaggacattaataattataataaattaatttaaataaagggtaaatatgtAATGTAAAACATTTCAGCTACCTGAAACTTTAAAAAGCTACCTGGAATAGCTTTTCATTTCCGGTACCAGGTACCTGAAATTACTTTACCAAACAACACTAGGTAAAACAACTAcctgaaatattagtcaaatcaggttgcttggtcaaatcaggtacctgaaatgccttgCCAAACATAGCCTTAGGCTCTatttggcaaaactacctgaaaaggtagctgaaaccagAAAAGGtggctgaaaactgaaaagctaactgaaacctgaaaaggtaactaataaggtagctgaaaattaggagctgataaggtaactgattatataaaaaagtgtttagtaaactagctgaaaaggtagatgattttggtaaaatgacgtaaaaggatatgaaaattattttatattatagaataaaggggtacaaaatggaaaataagtcatttcaggtacttgatttctcaaatgctacctcaggtagcatttcatttcaggtaccttgtttgaccaaataagctacttgccaaacacttgcaaaaaaaaaaaccaggtagctgaaattttggtcaaataagctactttggtcaaataagctacctgaagtatCGTCCCAAATGGAGCCTTAATGTAAATGTCTACAACAATTTGTTATTATCGTTTGACAGAAAGTAGCAAAAGAGTAGTTAAAGATCCCTATATTAAATTTTCTGTTGTATTCTCATTTTATTGTAATCCTCACAACTTGGATTAAGGAGCAGACCATGACAATATGGAggctcacttttttttttttgacaactgtAAAAAAATGTAGCTTACACAATACTAGTTTTTATTATTACATTAATAGAGTAAGAAAATAAACCAAGGATGGGGTTGACAAACAAAGCAGGCTTCTTGAGGGGCGATTCGAGCTAGCCAATTGAGCGAACATTCTTTATGAACTGAGCTTTGGAGGAGTACCTAcaacaagacacacttacgccacGAGGACGTAGAAATTTATGGGAGAAAGATCTATTTGTAGAAAAAGTAGACAAATTGTGTCTTAGAGATTCATCCCCTTGGCTATGATTCTTCTTGCAAATAGTAATTTTCCTTCGCTCATTCTTAGTATGATAAAGAGGGTACCTGTAAAGCACAGacgttgatacgtgcattttgtatagtctttttagcctattttagcacgtatttctatgtactttcgtactgtttatattgcattttgcccccgatttggctactttggttcattttgtccgttttgtagaaatgaacgcgaaagtagtcgaatcgtaccattttcgtcctttttgcatgcattttgaggagacgggattttccagagtgagatcttgcattgggatgcctGAAGGCACGgtctacgaggcagtcggtcacgagtttgagctgatttgaaggaagaatactcgatcgagctgttttatcactcgatcgagtggtttctatggctggatttagtcgatcgagaagttttatactcgatcaagaagtgttTGAAATtgaggttgctcgatcgagtaacaattctactcgatcaagtagattaTCCGGAGAAATgcccgatcgagtggtttcagactactcgatcgagtgattttggctggcgtgggctttaattagcccgtgaacttgttttagttattggacttagtagtttttctatttaaacacacgttaactaggtcattagctatCTATTCTATTCATTATCTAAGTTTTATCTATTATTCATCTTTCACTCTCAAGACTGCGTTACTCTTTtcttctctactgtaacttttgctttgggattttctcgctcggatttgtttgtcctttacgccggattcttgcgattgtaatctctttctcctttcttaatattaatctctctttcatttattttaattgtttgttttgttctttttactttctgccctaattacttttatgcaatttaattatcgtttcattatgtttattgttagttcattcatcgttattagttttgacaatattaatagcatgagtagctaatctgtttcatgttaggattaggggatctacggtagaaatgtgatgatgtagtgaataggttagataaattaattgtgagactctgtccccatagccatataactgtatttaccgacttagttgagtgcacgcttctgagtcacccttttaatctggttaaatttaatcctggatcggaatattggactaaatagacctgctatgaacagtagactaccctgacgaggacagaagttaagttattggaaatttaggatagaaagtggaccggaaggacctttccatatccgccTCGcattaatttatctaagttgtttacagttgagtccctggactaccgtagtgaaccgaaatcgtGACATGCcccttctctatttgatagtttaattctatttttctgccttaattgctctttccttatttctcttgccttaaagcttttagtttaggaaatcaaattacaaacccccccatttgtgaccaaatagacggactcttacagatatcttgccttcctgaggagatcgacctgacttccctaggtATAtggttagtttagttagttatttttaataggtacacgacagccctgtcaaattttaggcgccgttgccggggaggcaatcgccctatctgtctttgtttcctttattttatccgtctcagggaatttttattccttgaggcagtttttatttattttctttcgaTTGTGTATGCCTGTGTCGacggtttgagttagtttcaaaTGATTCGAGCCGGATAGATCTGTTcgaggcatagactccgtctgcaaagagaatcacgaaacgaagacttgagtactttcgaaccgaGCTTCAAAGATTTCCTTTTTACGaaaaatccatcttttgaagaagacactttcaGTTACAGAAACCAACCAAgaaagatgccgaacattgctagtcattcggagcctaaagcatcatcaattccaaagggtttcaatctccagactgaggatgggaatacatttgacatccgcccttcctatatcaatctggtggagaggaatctctttagaggtgtggcaggtgaagacccgaggaagcatatggaggtctttacggactactgttctactatccccgccacaaagggggtaactcaagacaagattaaggaggttctgtttcctttttctttgactgactcagccagggagtggcttaTTGATTTAGACCGCACAGCCGCGGGGGTCacagactgggagacccttgc is a genomic window containing:
- the LOC141628342 gene encoding uncharacterized protein LOC141628342 — translated: MNFQYLRAAKENDSVSKTVSQNSSQAVAGGIFQLNTDVTALCHLVDTVDPSIYNPQLRDKLDTMSQDIMLQVKETLDKLSDYFGWPYDQTNNVSLTKDEVKGRKFAKVSLGRIPEGSETCHWAFSLSESKSIRDCCSWD